In Hydractinia symbiolongicarpus strain clone_291-10 chromosome 13, HSymV2.1, whole genome shotgun sequence, a single genomic region encodes these proteins:
- the LOC130623277 gene encoding uncharacterized protein LOC130623277, producing the protein MAEVEADEIAQAAAENRVPSEVRMCMRVGSDRRRYNLPHHDEVAAIFVGQDGAPPGNRDIITYPRGGNLQNISTLSANLEPMVYPLFFPRGEPGWYYGIPHVAERATRTRNTTTMLQYYSYRVAVRENFSPIHYGKKLFQQYCVDSYVKVEGNNLNYIRANQTNLRVDSYEGLADHLNARAEERGLQPGQFQKRGLPHCHLLLHLDPNDKLRDADDIDSVISAEIPNQQEQPELFEIIRSCMIHGPCAYLNPNSRCMEDGVCTKNFPKKFLVSTVADVDGYPLYRRRNNGIHINVNNVDVDNRWVVPYNPWLSKKYNAHINLEACHDCANIEINERIDHNEVQTFLDARYVSAPEAPDQGEEAVNRAANQATKLTAWFVLNGENHNARQYLYPDIPLHFVFNNNRKVWTPRRNFNLKIVSRMYSVSPRAGELFYLRMLLLHTRGVTSYEDLRTVDGNVAETFRETCLLRGLLQDDTKWNNTLQEAVNFQMPRQLRQLFAIILIHCEPSDPFTLWTRYRGSMCEDYLHQMNEDQAEYRVLQDIHSVLRQFGKSLTDFNLPSLDEIPPAKNIDIAMEAERASQLRAQLTEEQTALADAVIEAVVNVANNTVQNNRLFYLGAVGSGKTFTYNYLISELLGRGFQVGTAAFTGIAATLLKKGTTIHKLFRLPVPILENSTCSITPVSVYAAELRQKNLFLLDESSMIPKHAFHAIDRLLKDICNSELPFGGEVVLLGGDFSQLLPVVRKGKPTEIVDMCLKRSPLWHLVTEFRLTRNMRTRPGEQEFAAWLLQLGKGVLPVWEQPPFQGAIEVPPNCVLQQNQCIVDILFRDFHPENMASSVILTPTNDDSLPINGQVLALLPDEEKNYFSADDVVCDDEKERNQYPVEFLNSITPSGMPPHCLKLKSGAIVMLLRNININKGLCNGTRLIVRRLHDNCVDAEVLTGNAIGDRVLIPRLQLAPSDTEQEHLVMLDTLLSSICPHVMYNLADVDVIGLSCYCTLYVRLSVLLYRDMRTDVLAVFNYNDMSMQYKHSFEVSFTWLYVAPLITIYFFERNGICFVIVKHKVPWLAFPWCASLRELFLY; encoded by the exons ATGGCTGAAGTGGAAGCTGATGAAATAGCTCAGGCAGCAGCTGAAAACCGTGTCCCATCAGAAGTACGCATGTGCATGAGAGTTGGCAGTGATCGAAGGCGATACAACTTGCCACATCATGACGAAGTAGCCGCAATTTTTGTAGGCCAAGATGGAGCTCCTCCTGGAAACAGGGATATTATTACCTACCCACGTGGAGgcaatttgcaaaatatttctaCATTATCTGCAAATTTAGAGCCAATGGTTTATCCTCTATTTTTTCCAAGGGGTGAACCAGGTTGGTATTATGGGATACCCCATGTTGCAGAGCGTGCAACCCGTACTCGAAATACTACTACAATGTTGCAGTATTATAGTTACCGTGTAGCTGTTCGGGAAAATTTTAGCCCTATTCATTATGGTAAGAAATTATTTCAACAGTATTGTGTCGATTCTTATGTTAAAGTTGAAGGTAACAACTTAAACTACATACGTGCGAATCAAACAAACTTGCGTGTTGACAGTTATGAAGGTTTAGCTGACCACTTGAATGCACGAGCTGAAGAGCGAGGTCTTCAACCAGGAC AATTTCAAAAAAGGGGTTTACCTCATTGTCATTTGTTACTTCATTTAGATCCCAATGATAAACTCCGGGATGCAGATGACATAGACAGTGTTATTTCAGCCGAAATTCCTAATCAACAGGAACAACCTGAGCTGTTTGAAATTATTCGGTCGTGTATGATTCATGGACCATGTGCCTATCTGAATCCTAATTCCAGGTGTATGGAGGATGGTGTTTGCacaaaaaactttccaaaaaaatttttagtgtcTACTGTTGCTGACGTTGATGGATATCCATTGTATAGACGTCGTAATAATGGAATACATATCAATGTCAATAATGTTGATGTAGATAATCGATGGGTTGTTCCCTACAATCCATGGCTCTCCAAGAAATACAATGCACATATAAACTTAGAGGCTT gTCATGATTGTGCCAACATTGAGATCAATGAACGTATTGATCACAATGAGGTACAGACGTTTTTAGACGCTAGGTATGTCAGTGCGCCAGAAGCA cCAGACCAGGGTGAAGAAGCGGTGAACAGAGCTGCAAATCAGGCCACTAAATTAACAGCTTGGTTTGTGCTAAATGGAGAGAATCACAATGCTCGCCAATATTTGTATCCAGACATTCCTCTTCATTTCGTTTTCAATAACAACAGGAAAGTTTGGACACCAAGACGAAACTTTAACCTTAAAATTGTCTCTAGAATGTATAGTGTGAGTCCTCGCGCAGGTGAGCTTTTTTATTTACGTATGCTATTATTGCATACGCGTGGTGTAACATCTTATGAAGATTTAAGAACTGTGGATGGTAATGTCGCTGAGACATTTCGTGAAACCTGTTTATTGCGTGGACTCCTGCAAGATGATACCAAATGGAACAATACTTTGCAGGAGGCTGTCAACTTTCAGATGCCTCGGCAATTAAGACAATTGTTTGCAATAATACTTATCCACTGTGAACCTTCTGATCCTTTTACTTTGTGGACAAGGTACAGGGGTTCTATGTGTGAGGATTATCTTCACCAAATGAACGAGGATCAAGCTGAGTACAGGGTGCTTCAAGATATTCATTCTGTACTGAGACAATTTGGTAAATCTCTTACTGATTTTAATCTTCCAAGTTTAGATGAAATACCTCCAGCTAAAAACATTGACATAGCTATGGAGGCTGAAAGAGCTTCTCAACTAAGGGCTCAACTTACTGAAGAACAGACAGCACTTGCTGATGCAGTTATAGAAGCGGTTGTAAATGTTGCTAACAATACGGTCCAAAATAACCGATTGTTTTATTTAGGTGCTGTTGGCAGTGGTAAAACCTTTACTTATAATTACCTTATTTCTGAACTTTTAGGTAGAGGTTTTCAAGTTGGAACTGCTGCATTTACTGGTATAGCAGCAACTCTTTTGAAAAAGGGTACCACCATACATAAACTGTTTCGGTTACCAGTTCCTATTTTAGAAAACAGTACATGCAGCATAACTCCAGTGTCTGTTTATGCTGCAGAGCTACGacaaaaaaatctctttttacTCGATGAATCTTCCATGATTCCTAAGCATGCTTTTCATGCAATAGATCGTCTTCTTAAAGACATTTGCAATAGCGAACTTCCATTTGGAGGTGAAGTTGTTCTTTTAGGTGGTGATTTTTCACAGTTATTGCCTGTTGTCAGAAAAGGAAAACCAACTGAGATTGTTGACATGTGCTTAAAACGTTCTCCACTATGGCATTTGGTAACAGAATTTAGATTAACTCGCAACATGAGAACGAGGCCAGGAGAACAAGAATTTGCTGCATGGCTTCTGCAACTTGGGAAAGGTGTTTTACCTGTTTGGGAACAACCACCATTCCAAGGTGCAATTGAGGTGCCACCCAATTGTGTGTTACAACAAAATCAATGtattgttgatattttgtttAGGGATTTTCACCCAGAAAATATGGCATCATCTGTAATACTAACACCTACAAATGATGATTCACTTCCCATAAATGGCCAGGTGTTGGCGTTATTGCCagacgaagaaaaaaattatttcagtgCAGATGATGTTGTTTGTGATGATGAGAAGGAACGGAATCAATATCCGGTGGAATTTTTAAATAGTATCACACCCTCAGGTATGCCTCCTCATTGTCTTAAATTAAAATCTGGTGCTATTGTTATGTTATTaagaaacataaacataaataaaggTTTATGTAATGGCACTCGCCTAATTGTAAGACGTCTTCACGACAACTGTGTCGATGCTGAAGTACTTACTGGGAATGCTATTGGTGATCGAGTACTTATTCCAAGGCTGCAACTTGCACCTTCGGATACAG AGCAAGAGCATTTGGTGATGTTAGA CACACTTCTATCGTCTATATGTCCACATGTTATGTACAACCTTGCTGACGTGGACGTTATAGGTCTGTCGTGCTATTGTACACTATATGTGCGTCTGTCAGTCCTACTGTACAGGGACATGAGAACAGATGTATTAGCGGTTTTTAATTACAATGACATGTCAATGCAGTATAAACATTCTTTTGAAGTGTCATTTACTTGGCTATATGTTGCTCCTTTAATTACGATATacttttttgaaagaaatggtATTTG TTTTGTAATT gtgAAGCACAAAGTCCCATGGCTTGCCTTCCCGTGGTGTGCTTCGTTACGTGAATTATTTCTAtactaa